The following proteins are co-located in the Trichormus variabilis 0441 genome:
- a CDS encoding Hsp70 family protein produces the protein MGKAIGIDLGTTNSVGAFKLAEVEVVTANDNTPPDRKLTRSLVAYDQDKLLVGNQAYNQLRADPENVIVSIKRLIGRGFSDQAVKKQKSEVGYKISEPSYGTDNSIAVWLGGKEYSPEDISAEILKKVVSNAQAYRQGIGKIDEVIDQAVITIPAYFNDQQRHATRTAALKAGLTPLELLPEPTAAAISYGFSPDSEDVKTILVYDFGGGTFDASLITAAGTSFIEQGKAGDLWLGGDDIDSQMMSFVKTQVAQEERITDIDGLIAKMPHYQRLRFNADLKMAVERAKVELSSAQVARISPATQLLDELGIAIPIEVEITRQQFEAMIGDLVDRSVQICRLALQDAEYHLEMVDIVLLVGGSSQIPLVQRKVKEAFGNNKVVLHPRPMYAVAEGAAIVAAGQTDKVTTVSRDYYIKLLDDRYKVINRNDILPVITSHTFKTVADGQRLIHFQFFSPDQVREELDGVDKKESIGDMWLGLNEVYPKGTEILVNLELDEKNSALKMTATLKNDPAERVSCTFSRGRSDEKIYRELEVAIAELNNQDLTQLGVEEALKLAVPVVKLANSIIDPKTEEERIDKREDAQVSLQKFQVSMSKEALDAESLMNECDRIVQICGFLIPPPQKERLQKLSQDLQGSINAHDLSRMESYSEDARRELDHLPNEVQVIQASLLAIRQARQVAPTKASAMSDKLYRLLEAMESGNPQESDRLWQELQPDVKLWLNQELPSNMIATGISR, from the coding sequence GGTGCGTTTAAGTTAGCGGAAGTAGAAGTGGTGACAGCTAACGACAACACACCACCAGATAGAAAATTGACGCGATCGCTTGTTGCCTATGACCAGGATAAATTATTGGTAGGAAATCAGGCTTACAATCAGTTACGGGCTGACCCTGAAAATGTGATTGTTTCCATTAAACGGTTAATAGGTAGGGGTTTTAGTGACCAAGCAGTCAAGAAACAAAAGTCAGAGGTTGGCTACAAAATTAGTGAACCTAGCTACGGAACCGATAACAGCATTGCGGTTTGGCTAGGAGGTAAGGAATACAGTCCAGAGGATATCTCGGCTGAGATTCTGAAAAAAGTCGTATCTAATGCCCAAGCTTATCGTCAAGGAATTGGCAAAATAGATGAAGTAATTGACCAAGCGGTGATTACTATCCCTGCCTATTTCAACGACCAGCAACGCCACGCCACCCGTACCGCCGCCCTCAAAGCGGGACTGACGCCGTTAGAATTACTACCAGAACCGACGGCTGCTGCCATATCCTACGGTTTTTCGCCAGATAGCGAAGATGTGAAGACGATTTTAGTTTACGACTTTGGTGGCGGTACATTTGATGCTTCCCTGATTACCGCAGCCGGTACTTCATTTATTGAACAGGGGAAAGCGGGAGATTTATGGTTAGGTGGGGATGACATTGATTCTCAGATGATGAGCTTTGTGAAAACCCAAGTCGCCCAGGAAGAGAGAATTACCGATATTGATGGCTTAATTGCCAAAATGCCTCACTACCAAAGGCTAAGATTTAACGCCGACTTGAAAATGGCAGTAGAACGTGCCAAGGTTGAATTAAGTAGCGCCCAAGTAGCCAGGATTAGCCCAGCAACTCAACTACTTGATGAATTAGGTATTGCCATCCCCATTGAAGTAGAAATTACTCGCCAGCAATTTGAGGCGATGATTGGAGACTTGGTTGATCGTTCAGTGCAGATTTGCCGCCTTGCCTTACAAGATGCAGAATATCACTTGGAAATGGTGGATATAGTGCTGTTGGTGGGGGGGTCTTCCCAAATTCCTTTAGTACAACGCAAAGTTAAGGAAGCTTTTGGTAATAATAAGGTGGTTTTGCATCCCCGTCCGATGTATGCGGTGGCGGAAGGTGCGGCGATTGTGGCTGCTGGGCAAACGGATAAAGTCACCACCGTGTCCCGTGATTACTACATCAAGTTACTAGACGATCGCTATAAAGTGATTAACCGCAATGATATTCTGCCTGTAATTACATCCCACACCTTCAAAACTGTGGCTGATGGACAACGGTTAATTCACTTCCAGTTTTTTAGCCCTGACCAGGTGAGGGAAGAATTGGATGGGGTCGATAAAAAAGAAAGTATCGGGGATATGTGGTTGGGTTTAAACGAGGTTTATCCCAAAGGAACGGAAATTTTAGTTAATTTGGAGTTAGACGAGAAAAATAGCGCTTTGAAAATGACAGCCACCCTGAAAAATGACCCGGCGGAAAGAGTCAGCTGTACATTTTCGCGGGGTCGCTCGGATGAGAAAATTTATAGAGAATTAGAAGTAGCGATCGCTGAACTCAATAATCAAGATTTAACTCAACTTGGCGTAGAAGAAGCATTGAAGCTAGCAGTTCCAGTAGTCAAATTAGCTAACAGTATCATCGACCCCAAAACTGAGGAAGAACGCATCGATAAACGTGAAGACGCTCAAGTAAGCTTGCAGAAATTCCAAGTTTCCATGTCTAAGGAAGCTTTAGACGCGGAGTCTCTGATGAATGAATGCGATCGCATCGTTCAAATCTGCGGTTTTCTCATTCCCCCACCACAAAAGGAAAGATTACAAAAGCTGAGTCAAGATTTGCAGGGGTCAATTAATGCCCATGATCTATCGAGAATGGAATCTTACAGCGAAGATGCTAGACGGGAACTGGATCATCTACCAAATGAAGTCCAAGTCATTCAAGCTAGTTTGTTAGCTATCCGCCAAGCAAGGCAAGTTGCACCCACCAAAGCCAGCGCTATGTCGGATAAACTCTATCGTCTACTGGAAGCGATGGAAAGTGGCAATCCACAAGAAAGCGATCGCTTGTGGCAAGAACTACAGCCAGATGTCAAACTTTGGCTCAATCAGGAATTACCTAGCAATATGATTGCTACAGGAATCAGCCGATGA
- a CDS encoding LysM peptidoglycan-binding domain-containing protein — protein MMQVNCPVCSYQDITGDTCPNCDADLRVIRMLQALPQVPTQSPWPLRIALLLLIIAIGVGVATNLIFSRPQLNTVVITQPSPVTPQKPPEPTTYTVQPGDNLSTIAQKLCGQGVSLPAIVQANPQLIGRENYLEVGQVLKIPKCQEGI, from the coding sequence ATGATGCAAGTTAATTGTCCTGTGTGCAGTTACCAAGATATTACAGGCGATACTTGCCCCAATTGTGATGCCGATTTGCGTGTAATTCGGATGCTGCAAGCGTTACCGCAAGTCCCGACTCAATCGCCTTGGCCATTAAGAATTGCCCTGTTGCTGCTAATTATTGCCATAGGTGTGGGAGTGGCGACGAATTTGATATTTTCTCGACCGCAGTTAAATACAGTAGTTATTACTCAACCCAGCCCTGTTACACCCCAAAAACCCCCAGAACCAACCACCTACACAGTTCAACCAGGAGATAATCTCAGTACGATCGCGCAAAAATTGTGTGGTCAGGGAGTTTCTTTGCCAGCAATAGTACAAGCCAACCCCCAACTCATAGGTAGAGAAAATTATCTAGAAGTGGGACAGGTGTTGAAAATTCCTAAGTGCCAGGAGGGTATTTGA